One genomic window of Clostridioides sp. ES-S-0054-01 includes the following:
- a CDS encoding iron ABC transporter permease, translating to MKNIMKINSKTLLVISILVVLIFITFLVSLNMGSFSIEPMDVIKTFLGQGQRNHEIAIFKLRLPRIIIALLVGSALSTAGVILQGVTKNDLADSGILGINSGAALFVVVYIYLMNGNVYEGMSNLTVFTMPIVALVGALLGAFLIYFLSWKGGINSSRLLLIGIGVNIAFTSILTIFQLKFTTQEFNRVMAWTSGSIWGTSWKYVIAVLPFIVIFMSITMYKAKYIDVLNLGDEVSTSLGVDVEKQRRRLIIYAVILSGVSTAVAGSISFIGLIAPHIGRKIIGPKHKRLIPVSALIGTLLLLVADTISRNILAPIEIPVGIVVSIIGVPYFIYLMLAND from the coding sequence ATGAAAAATATTATGAAAATAAATTCTAAAACATTGCTTGTTATATCAATTTTAGTGGTACTTATTTTTATCACTTTTCTAGTAAGTTTAAATATGGGCTCATTTTCTATAGAACCAATGGATGTTATAAAGACTTTTTTAGGTCAGGGTCAGCGTAATCATGAGATTGCGATATTTAAATTGAGATTACCAAGGATAATAATAGCATTGTTGGTTGGTTCAGCATTATCAACAGCAGGTGTAATACTTCAAGGAGTTACAAAAAATGATTTAGCTGATTCTGGGATTTTGGGAATAAATTCAGGTGCTGCATTATTTGTAGTAGTTTATATATACCTTATGAATGGTAATGTCTATGAAGGCATGAGTAATCTAACTGTGTTTACAATGCCTATTGTTGCACTTGTAGGAGCTTTACTTGGAGCATTTTTGATATATTTTCTTTCATGGAAAGGTGGAATAAATTCGTCAAGATTACTACTTATTGGTATAGGTGTAAACATAGCCTTTACTTCTATTTTGACGATATTTCAATTGAAATTTACAACACAAGAATTTAATAGAGTTATGGCATGGACATCAGGAAGTATTTGGGGAACTAGCTGGAAATATGTAATAGCTGTACTTCCATTTATAGTGATTTTTATGAGTATAACTATGTATAAAGCTAAGTATATAGATGTTTTAAACTTGGGTGATGAAGTATCTACAAGTCTTGGTGTAGATGTAGAAAAACAAAGGAGAAGACTTATAATATATGCAGTAATTTTATCTGGTGTATCGACAGCAGTAGCAGGTAGTATTTCATTTATAGGTTTAATAGCTCCCCATATAGGTAGAAAAATAATAGGACCAAAACATAAAAGATTAATACCAGTATCAGCACTGATAGGGACCTTATTACTTTTAGTAGCAGATACTATATCTAGAAATATTCTGGCACCTATAGAAATACCAGTAGGTATAGTGGTTTCTATAATAGGAGTGCCATACTTTATCTATTTAATGTTGGCAAATGATTAG
- a CDS encoding ABC transporter ATP-binding protein, protein MNCISTKNLNISYGNTDIVKNLNLNIPKGKITTIIGANGCGKSTILKTIGRIISPKSGSIYINGKDIYKKKSKEIAKDMAVLPQSPQAPSGLTVSELISYGRFPHKSGFGNSSKEDRDIVNWSLEVTGISDFKDRNIEDLSGGQRQRAWIAMALAQETDILLLDEPTTYLDLAHQLEILKLLDELNKKQGRTIVMVIHELNNAARFADHMIGIKKGKIVCEGDAYDVMTKDNLKELFNIDAEIVTDPRTNKPICITYDMV, encoded by the coding sequence ATGAACTGTATAAGTACTAAAAATTTAAATATATCATATGGAAATACAGATATTGTAAAAAATTTAAATTTAAATATACCAAAAGGAAAAATAACTACTATAATAGGGGCTAATGGTTGTGGAAAATCGACAATACTTAAAACTATAGGAAGAATTATTAGCCCTAAGAGTGGAAGTATATATATAAATGGAAAGGATATTTATAAAAAGAAATCTAAAGAAATAGCAAAAGATATGGCTGTACTTCCACAAAGCCCTCAAGCTCCTAGTGGTCTTACTGTTTCAGAGTTAATTTCTTATGGAAGATTTCCTCATAAGAGTGGATTTGGTAATTCTAGTAAAGAGGACAGAGATATTGTAAATTGGAGTTTAGAAGTTACTGGAATTTCAGATTTTAAAGATAGAAATATAGAAGACTTATCGGGAGGACAAAGACAAAGGGCATGGATAGCTATGGCTTTAGCACAGGAGACTGATATATTACTACTAGATGAGCCTACAACATATTTAGACTTAGCTCATCAGTTAGAGATACTAAAATTGTTAGATGAATTAAATAAAAAACAAGGAAGAACTATTGTTATGGTAATACATGAACTTAATAATGCAGCGAGATTTGCTGACCACATGATAGGTATTAAGAAAGGTAAAATAGTTTGTGAAGGTGATGCATATGATGTCATGACGAAAGATAATCTAAAAGAATTATTTAACATTGATGCAGAAATAGTAACAGACCCAAGAACAAATAAACCAATTTGTATAACTTATGACATGGTATAA
- a CDS encoding iron ABC transporter permease: MTKLSKKNITYLLILVSMVVLVFGIVLSITIGAKDMNLSTVIDSLIKMEDGINMRIVKDVRLPRAIAAALVGGFLAISGAIMQGITRNPIAEPSVIGITQGATFAISISLVLQKKLPQLIHGSFSVMMFAFIGASISGLFIYFISSKSRGRANNVKLALAGVALGTLLISLASAISMYFNLSQQLSFWISGGLVGVNWEGVKLLFIAGGIGFVLAMVMAPRITILSLGEEVAIGLGQKTNTVRFICIVLVILMTGASVSVSGNIIFIGLIVPQIAKGIVGSDYKYIIPSSLVLGAVLLVYTDILSRMINPPYETPVGSITALIGVPIFIYLVRKGEK; encoded by the coding sequence TTGACTAAGTTAAGTAAAAAAAATATAACTTATTTGTTGATATTAGTAAGTATGGTTGTACTTGTGTTTGGAATTGTATTATCCATAACTATTGGGGCAAAAGATATGAATCTATCAACCGTTATAGATAGTTTAATAAAAATGGAAGATGGAATAAATATGAGAATAGTAAAGGATGTTAGACTTCCAAGGGCAATAGCAGCTGCACTTGTTGGAGGGTTTTTAGCAATTTCCGGGGCAATAATGCAAGGCATAACAAGAAATCCTATAGCTGAACCATCTGTTATAGGAATTACACAAGGAGCTACATTTGCAATTTCGATATCACTAGTACTTCAAAAAAAACTTCCTCAACTTATACATGGAAGTTTTAGTGTAATGATGTTTGCATTTATTGGGGCAAGTATAAGTGGATTATTTATATATTTTATAAGTTCCAAATCAAGGGGCAGAGCTAATAATGTAAAATTAGCTCTTGCAGGAGTAGCACTTGGAACACTGTTAATTTCTTTAGCATCAGCGATATCTATGTATTTTAATCTATCTCAACAATTGAGCTTCTGGATATCAGGAGGTCTTGTAGGAGTAAATTGGGAAGGTGTAAAGCTATTATTTATAGCTGGAGGTATTGGATTCGTATTAGCCATGGTTATGGCTCCAAGAATAACTATATTAAGCCTTGGAGAAGAAGTAGCAATAGGATTAGGTCAGAAAACTAACACTGTTAGATTCATATGTATAGTACTCGTAATATTAATGACTGGGGCATCTGTTTCGGTGTCTGGTAATATTATTTTTATAGGTCTTATAGTTCCTCAAATAGCTAAAGGAATAGTAGGTTCAGATTATAAGTATATAATACCAAGCTCTCTAGTCCTAGGAGCTGTATTGCTTGTATATACAGATATATTAAGTAGGATGATAAATCCTCCATATGAGACACCAGTAGGTTCTATAACAGCACTTATAGGAGTGCCAATATTTATATACCTTGTTAGAAAGGGGGAGAAATAA